In Coffea eugenioides isolate CCC68of chromosome 4, Ceug_1.0, whole genome shotgun sequence, the genomic stretch agatatatttaaaaatataaatgtgatgcaaataaaaattttttatgtaaATAGAGCTTGTCCCAATACACCCTATCCCTTTTtctaaatccaaaaaaaaaaaaaggaaaaggaaaacaggGGTGCTCTTTATCCCTTGACAAAGTTACACGCAACCACCGGAGTTATCAATGCCGTGTGCTCTCGTAGAGCGTAAGGCATGACGTTAATTGTTGAGACTGGATCATGAAGCCTACAAGTTGTCCTCTTCTTCCGccccaaaaaagaaagataCCTAAAGGATATCTATTTGTCGTCTCCGGAGCGACCTCAACACATCCAGATCATTTAACCCAAATCGGCACAATACTGCAATTACTAAGCTAAGCTTCAAGAGGGAGATGTCCATCTCACCGAACCAAAGCCCCCATGTTCTCCTCTTTCCATATCCTACCGCAGGCCATATTATCCCCCTTCTTGATTTGGCCAACTTGCTCCTCACCAAGGGCTTAACCATCACCATTTTAGTCACACCACCTAATCTTCCCCTGCTTGATCCCCTCCTCGCTACTCATCCTTCCACTTCTATACAGCCCTTGGTTCTCTCTTTGCCAGAACTCGTTAATTCCTCAGGCGTCAACCTCGCTACTCAACTTCGGGCGACTGCCCAACTCCGTGACCCCGTCCTTGAGTGGTTCCAATCCCAGCAATCACCCCCAGTTGCTATCATATCTGATTTCTTCCTAGGTTGGACCCATCACCTTGCAGCTCAGCTCGGCGTGCCCCGCGTCGTATTTTGGCCATCGGGTGCCCATCATGCTTTAATCTTGCACCATCTGTGGCATAACCTGTCGGAAAAAATCAGCTCCATGAATGAAGATTCTATGATTTCCTTCCCCAATCTTCCAAATTCACCGGCGTATCCTCTCTGGCAAGTCGCCCAAATTATCACTGAATCGAAACCAGGAGAGCCCAACTGGGAATTCTTCAGGGATAATTTCTTGTCCAATGCAAGAAGTTGGGGCATAATTATCAATTCCTTCAGGGAACTGGAAGATACTTACATAAATCTGGTGAAAACGGAAATTCGTCACGATGAGGTTTGGGCGATGGGGCCGTTAGTcttatcttcttcttctactgCTACTGCGGGTGACACGTCAGCATTGTCGAACCGTGGTGGGTCCAGTGCGGTCCCACTCGACGAGGTGATGACCTGGCTTGATGACAAGGCGGATGACTCAGTTGTCTACGTGTGCTTCGGGAGTCGTGCTGTATTGACGAGTCAGCAAACGGATGCCCTGGCGGCTGCACTCGAGTGCAGTCGAGTCCATTTCATATGGTGCGCGAGGGAAGCACCCCAGAATAAAGGCCAAGTGTCGAGTGATGATCAGAACAGTGCATTATTGCCTATGGAGTATGAAGATCGCGTGGCTGGGAAGGGGTTGATAATCAGAGGCTGGGCTCCACAGGTGGCAATCCTCAAACACAGAGCAGTGGGTGCTTTCTTGACGCACTGTGGGTGGAATTCAGTGTTGGAAGGTGTAGCTACTGGGGTGGTCTTGCTTACGTGGCCAATGGGTGCTGACCAATTTGCAAATGCTGGACTATTGGTTGATGAACTTGGTTTAGCAATTCCAGCATGTTTGGGTGGACCGAAGGTGGTTCCGGACTCGACCAAATTGGCTCAGGTTTTTGTGGAATCGGTGAGTTTGGGTGGTCAGCCTAAGAGGGCTAAAGTTGTAGAGATGCGGGATGCTGCCTCCAGAGCAGTCCAAAATGGAGGAAGCTCGAGTAAAGATTTGGATGCTTTAGTTGAGCATTTGAGGGACCTTAGGCAGGAAAAATCATGATTGTTTGTTTCTTCAGAACAGAAATATAATGAGGGATGAGGTGCTGTAACATGAcgtagaaaaaaagaaaaaaataaagtgCTTAGCATGGTTCTTGAAATATGCATATTCGAATCTTGGGCATTAAATCCAACCTCTCATATCGTAGTTCTGCATTTGCCATGTTGTCAACCAAATTTCACCATACCACTTTAGCAGGGTCGTGCCAGAAACGCAAATTATGAGCTAGTACAAATCAAACCCAATCGGGTTTAATTTGAACTCAATCAATGTCATGGAGTGAAGAAGGCGTGTCCAAGATTACAAAGAAGGCGCGGTCAATCAGCCTGAAGAAGACAAAGGCGTGGTTTCGAAACCACGCCTTTCCTCTGGTTTAACAGAATTATACTTCTGTTATGCGCAAGTGGAGCTGATAATTCTAGAACTCCACGTGTCATAACCTTATTAGTCTGTTTAGAAGTTAGTTAGTCCAGAATTGTCCATAAAAGCATGAAGGAATCCGGACGATAGGCAGATTTTTTTGTCATAATTCTCCAAGTGATTGTAAAGGTGATTTGGCTTTGCCAAATTCCCTCcatttcctctttttccttcattctttcccCTTCATTCTGTATCCATTGTTTCTGTTTTCTGAAATTGATCTTTTCCCGCTATTAATGAGAAGTTGGAGTTCATTATTTGTTCTCCATTTCCAATTCAAATAACTCGCTAAGAGATTAGCTCACTTCTGCTGCAAGAAATCTGTCACCATTGCTGTAATTAGGTTCAATACCATAACAATCAAGTTTAGTGGAGTCTAATcaagtttaaaaatttttaatttatataattttaaatgaGGGACAAAATNNNNNNNNNNNNNNNNNNNNNNNNNNNNNNNNNNNNNNNNNNNNNNNNNNNNNNNNNNNNNNNNNNNNNNNNNNNNNNNNNNNNNNNNNNNNNNNNNNNNNNNNNNNNNNNNNNNNNNNNNNNNNNNNNNNNNNNNNNNNNNNNNNNNNNNNNNNNNNNNNNNNNNNNNNNNNNNNNNNNNNNNNNNNNNNNNNNNNNNNNNNNNNNNNNNNNNNNNNNNNNNNNNNNNNNNNNNNNNNNNNNNNNNNNNNNNNNNNNNNNNNNNNNNNNNNNNNNNNNNNNNNNNNNNNNNNNNNNNNNNNNNNNNNNNNNNNNNNNNNNNNNNNNNNNNNNNNNNNNNNNNNNNNNNNNNNNNNNNNNNNNNNNNNNNNNNNNNNNNNNNNNNNNNNNNNNNNNNNNNNNNNNNNNNNNNNNNNNNNNNNNNNNNNNNNNNNNNNNNNNNNNNNNNNNNNNNNNNNNNNNNNNNNNNNNNNNNNNNNNNNNNNNNNNNNNNNNNNNNNNNNNNNNNNNNNNNNNNNNNNNNNNNNNNNNNNNNNNNNNNNNNNNNNNNNNNNNNNNNNNNNNNNNNNNNNNNNNNNNNNNNNNNNNNNNNNNNNNNNNNNNNNNNNNNNNNNNNNNNNNNNNNNNNNNNNNNNNNNNNNNNNNNNNNNNNNNNNNNNNNNNNNNNNNNNNNNNNNNNNNNNNNNNNNNNNNNNNNNNNNNNNNNNNNNNNNNNNNNNNNNNNNNNNNNNNNNNNNNNNNNNNNNNNNNNNNNNNNNNNNNNNNNNNNNNNNNNNNNNNNNNNNNNNNNNNNNNNNNNNNNNNNNNNNNNNNNNNNNNNNNNNNNNNNNNNNNNNNNNNNNNNNNNNNNNNNNNNNNNNNNNNNNNNNNNNNNNNNNNNNNNNNNNNNNNNNNNNNNNNNNNNNNNNNNNNNNNNNNNNNNNNNNNNNNNNNNNNNNNNNNNNNNNNNNNNNNNNNNNNNNNNNNNNNNNNNNNNNNNNNNNNNNNNNNNNNNNNNNNNNNNNNNNNNNNNNNNNNNNNNNNNNNNNNNNNNNNNNNNNNNNNNNNNNNNNNNNNNNNNNNNNNNNNNNNNNNNNNNNNNNNNNNNNNNNNNNNNNNNNNNNNNNNNNNNNNNNNNNNNNNNNNNNNNNNNNNNNNNNNNNNNNNNNNNNNNNNNNNNNNNNNNNNNNNNNNNNNNNNNNNNNNNNNNNNNNNNNNNNNNNNNNNNNNNNNNNNNNNNNNNNNNNNNNNNNNNNNNNNNNNNNNNNNNNNNNNNNNNNNNNNNNNNNNNNNNNNNNNNNNNNNNNNNNNNNNNNNNNNNNNNNNNNNNNNNNNNNNNNNNNNNNNNNNNNNNNNNNNNNNNNNNNNNNNNNNNNNNNNNNNNNNNNNNNNNNNNNNNNNNNNNNNNNNNNNNNNNNNNNNNNNNNNNNNNNNNNNNNNNNNNNNNNNNNNNNNNNNNNNNNNNNNNNNNNNNNNNNNNNNNNNNNNNNNNNNNNNNNNNNNNNNNNNNNNNNNNNNNNNNNNNNNNNNNNNNNNNNNNNNNNNNNNNNNNNNNNNNNNNNNNNNNNNNNNNNNNNNNNNNNNNNNNNNNNNNNNNNNNNNNNNNNNNNNNNNNNNNNNNNNNNNNNNNNNNNNNNNNNNNNNNNNNNNNNNNNNNNNNNNNNNNNNNNNNNNNNNNNNNNNNNNNNNNNNNNNNNNNNNNNNNNNNNNNNNNNNNNNNNNNNNNNNNNNNNNNNNNNNNNNNNNNNNNNNNNNNNNNNNNNNNNNNNNNNNNNNNNNNNNNNNNNNNNNNNNNNNNNNNNNNNNNNNNNNNNNNNNNNNNNNNNNNNNNNNNNNNNNNNNNNNNNNNNNNNNNNNNNNNNNNNNNNNNNNNNNNNNNNNNNNNNNNNNNNNNNNNNNNNNNNNNNNNNNNNNNNNNNNNNNNNNNNNNNNNNNNNNNNNNNNNNNNNNNNNNNNNNNNNNNNNNNNNNNNNNNNNNNNNNNNNNNNNNNNNNNNNNNNNNNNNNNNNNNNNNNNNNNNNNNNNNNNNNNNNNNNNNNNNNNNNNNNNNNNNNNNNNNNNNNNNNNNNNNNNNNNNNNNNNNNNNNNNNNNNNNNNNNNNNNNNNNNNNNNNNNNNNNNNNNNNNNNNNNNNNNNNNNNNNNNNNNNNNNNNNNNNNNNNNNNNNNNNNNNNNNNNNNNNNNNNNNNNNNNNNNNNNNNNNNNNNNNNNNNNNNNNNNNNNNNNNNNNNNNNNNNNNNNNNNNNNNNNNNNNNNNNNNNNNNNNNNNNNNNNNNNNNNNNNNNNNNNNNNNNNNNNNNNNNNNNNNNNNNNNNNNNNNNNNNNNNNNNNNNNNNNNNNNNNNNNNNNNNNNNNNNNNNNNNNNNNNNNNNNNNNNNNNNNNNNNNNNNNNNNNNNNNNNNNNNNNNNNNNNNNNNNNNNNNNNNNNNNNNNNNNNNNNNNNNNNNNNNNNNNNNNNNNNNNNNNNNNNNNNNNNNNNNNNNNNNNNNNNNNNNNNNNNNNNNNNNNNNNNNNNNNNNNNNNNNNNNNNNNNNNNNNNNNNNNNNNNNNNNNNNNNNNNNNNNNNNNNNNNNNNNNNNNNNNNNNNNNNNNNNNNNNNNNNNNNNNNNNNNNNNNNNNNNNNNNNNNNNNNNNNNNNNNNNNNNNNNNNNNNNNNNNNNNNNNNNNNNNNNNNNNNNNNNNNNNNNNNNNNNNNNNNNNNNNNNNNNNNNNNNNNNNNNNNNNNNNNNNNNNNNNNNNNNNNNNNNNNNNNNNNNNNNNNNNNNNNNNNNNNNNNNNNNNNNNNNNNNNNNNNNNNNNNNNNNNNNNNNNNNNNNNNNNNNNNNNNNNNNNNNNNNNNNNNNNNNNNNNNNNNNNNNNNNNNNNNNNNNNNNNNNNNNNNNNNNNNNNNNNNNNNNNNNNNNNNNNNNNNNNNNNNNNNNNNNNNNNNNNNNNNNNNNNNNNNNNNNNNNNNNNNNNNNNNNNNNNNNNNNNNNNNNNNNNNNNNNNNNNNNNNNNNNNNNNNNNNNNNNNNNNNNNNNNNNNNNNNNNNNNNNNNNNNNNNNNNNNNNNNNNNNNNNNNNNNNNNNNNNNNNNNNNNNNNNNNNNNNNNNNNNNNNNNNNNNNNNNNNNNNNNNNNNNNNNNNNNNNNNNNNNNNNNNNNNNNNNNNNNNNNNNNNNNNNNNNNNNNNNNNNNNNNNNNNNNNNNNNNNNNNNNNNNNNNNNNNNNNNNNNNNNNNNNNNNNNNNNNNNNNNNNNNNNNNNNNNNNNNNNNNNNNNNNNNNNNNNNNNNNNNNNNNNNNNNNNNNNNNNNNNNNNNNNNNNNNNNNNNNNNNNNNNNNNNNNNNNNNNNNNNNNNNNNNNNNNNNNNNNNNNNNNNNNNNNNNNNNNNNNNNNNNNNNNNNNNNNNNNNNNNNNNNNNNNNNNNNNNNNNNNNNNNNNNNNNNNNNNNNNNNNNNNNNNNNNNNNNNNNNNNNNNNNNNNNNNNNNNNNNNNNNNNNNNNNNNNNNNNNNNNNNNNNNNNNNNNNNNNNNNNNNNNNNNNNNNNNNNNNNNN encodes the following:
- the LOC113767303 gene encoding UDP-glycosyltransferase 89B2-like, which gives rise to MSISPNQSPHVLLFPYPTAGHIIPLLDLANLLLTKGLTITILVTPPNLPLLDPLLATHPSTSIQPLVLSLPELVNSSGVNLATQLRATAQLRDPVLEWFQSQQSPPVAIISDFFLGWTHHLAAQLGVPRVVFWPSGAHHALILHHLWHNLSEKISSMNEDSMISFPNLPNSPAYPLWQVAQIITESKPGEPNWEFFRDNFLSNARSWGIIINSFRELEDTYINLVKTEIRHDEVWAMGPLVLSSSSTATAGDTSALSNRGGSSAVPLDEVMTWLDDKADDSVVYVCFGSRAVLTSQQTDALAAALECSRVHFIWCAREAPQNKGQVSSDDQNSALLPMEYEDRVAGKGLIIRGWAPQVAILKHRAVGAFLTHCGWNSVLEGVATGVVLLTWPMGADQFANAGLLVDELGLAIPACLGGPKVVPDSTKLAQVFVESVSLGGQPKRAKVVEMRDAASRAVQNGGSSSKDLDALVEHLRDLRQEKS